A window of the Plasmodium vivax chromosome 12, whole genome shotgun sequence genome harbors these coding sequences:
- a CDS encoding myosin PfM-C, putative (encoded by transcript PVX_082400A) has protein sequence MDSVNKCVVGTKVFVRDKQKVWVCAEVVKEETELVVKTEDDEIVVLKEKDEFHLKNLDVFDSNGLSAPADLTKLTHLHEASILHSLNVRFDIDEIYTFTGPILIAVNPFKMIPDLYSDSMLAKHVQPIQSKSPHIFSTANSAYLGMCQHNKSQTILISGESGAGKTESTKYVMKFLACAGSDIKRRSLIECQILESNPLLEAFGNARTLRNDNSSRFGKYIELQFSLDRKGGGQYYTRGKLCGAKIRTYLLEKVRVCYQQEGERNYHIFYQLCRAAREAARGAANEAVSGEASEVVDEVVSESPSNATNPSNAANCANSGNAAKIFGPPREYRFPATEKYRDPELGAKAVRINMSGFQSHEHFRYLTKSSVHELSDVNELEQFETTVYAMQTIGISEEEQHQIFRVLEGILYMGNVLFVNDESREECRILDDSLSDLKMAASFLDVDAEELRDALCYRTIVANNECYKKPVNAVVANDVRDALARAIYGCLFLKVVERTNESVGFLEDATLLFCGVLDIFGFESFAVNSFEQLCINYTNECLQQFFNNFIFKCEEKLYVDEGIEWDPLDFPDNVDSVNLLESKPYGVFCMLDEECYVPSGKDRTFCSKIISKHCSPGGSGTSRFMAVKTDPSSFVIIHFAGKVTYNSSGFLEKNKDQLSADVQKVLLHSESEYTSSLFQKHLRRNVEKKRIQTVSSEFKEQLHQLMRRIKETEPHFIRCIKPNSQNVPDLFDRISVNEQLKYGGVLQAIKVSRSGYPVRLTHTDCVRDYSVLLPKEGRELFRGYAAKSWAQRATFVLSQLHRCDAIQDLLRSLGARRRAEEAAANTASEANTADTANEGNLANAADLATPESALLWAVGKSLCFFKSDAYSVLSALRSDLRAAQAVVIQKNYKAYRQRRLFLTMKRKVVLLQRWARHILVVLQNERTKVQRATQLICLHIYGYTVRRSFLRQKKCATIIQAHVRGYLARRHFQHYRVNHYASLIKATWKMHKQRRHMANMKRAAEIIQLKWKGILARRQLRRLKEEAKEVGALIKKNQCLVKQINQERKKKMEAEHKLLQAFASVEKLAKRVDLLERNNRENENVIKGLMERLAQANAPPSSETPISEIPSERTRIRAAPPPRRDDPAVEASTAATVATAATAATATSATTSAAAASPERGTPAQGEQMESLLSKIKQLELENKEHLKKNNALNERYQRLLGLLSHFRRKDVCLEGGEAARELLSGHAAKVLQRGSLSEWRPVEKRANRSGDDGDDGDHHDHYDHRDEHTAPPNARRTVHRPNGRDVDILMCGPKGVGKTSLLEDLFVRIGDEINLNLLRKNKKKNANESNSFVYDTYVVAHKSSSVKICDYMYSGSPSAEEGLFNLVKSSASIVVVFDSSNGDSIHPALHLLQEAALTNVKRRTKLYLLENIFNEKINMKKNACDVSYSLRVAKACNAHYVKALDMYEIVNNYVCGARSYLGSFPGQTYPMQRGGDLSPWRHCERYHHVARQIGEGPSPGDYISAYAHAYEYADVDAHSHARALKMGDPGKSAGETPAHVNHLNLPPEGECPPNHFSPKHFPPKRDQQTAHPNQQNSVSSMVSSFKSICGVTHKKNPHAQLLKESLPHNSYIYGSKKYNVEMGKGLQPIFEVTLKGSVPITYLLIGQDSINKMHTLLAVGCKDGVIYIYKCSRTPLESAHGISGVTAVSSVSSVDGAGGEEGAPAKLVTKLSGHKKAITCLVFSFTEEKIISSSIDRTIKIWEVATGFLLKVFSDSSATLSVLLLPTNLDLFLCSNCTSLLRIVNVNTGHVNQKIKFESEIRTLEIDDTGLNIFAGSKNGTLYILEIVLNERVEIRFKLLFSLSPITCIRFVPKQPLLASPLIVVNSCDNHMGIIECVYGSKGAVLTSLSVKHRIRINHALLPIRSSFSRFGGGWVVSGSEDGNIYVCSLLPHSNYRLVFLKHHKAPVMAVVVNDIDTLMVSGDSKGNVVFWRRAFV, from the exons ATGGATTCTGTTAACAAGTGCGTCGTAGGGACGAAGGTATTCGTCAGGGATAAGCAGAAG GTGTGGGTCTGCGCCGAAGTGGTGAAGGAAGAAACGGAGCTGGTGGTGAAGACGGAGGATGACGAAATCGTtgtgctgaaggagaaggacgaGTTCCACCTCAAAAATTTGG ACGTGTTTGACTCTAACGGCCTGTCCGCCCCTGCCGACTTGACGAAGCTGACGCATCTGCATGAAGCGTCCATCCTACACAGTTTGAATGTCCGCTTCGACATTGACGAAATCTACACCTTCACCGGACCGATTCTAATCGCTGTGAACCCGTTTAAGATGATCCCAGATTTGTACTCTGATAGCATGCTAGCCAAACATGTGCAGCCCATTCAGTCTAAGAGTCcacacattttttccacggCCAATAGTGCCTACCTAGGGATGTGCCAACATAACAAATCTCAAACGATATTAATAAGTGGAGAGTCAGGTGCAGGGAAGACAGAATCTACGAAATACGTGATGAAATTTCTTGCTTGTGCAGGCTCAGATATCAAGAGGAGATCTCTCATAGAATGTCAAATCTTGGAGAGTAATCCCTTGTTGGAGGCGTTTGGAAATGCAAGGACGCTTAGGAATGACAATTCAAGTCGCTTTGGGAAATACATCGAGTTGCAATTCTCTTTGGAccgcaagggggggggtcaGTACTACACCAGGGGGAAGCTGTGCGGCGCGAAGATTCGGACGTACCTTTTGGAGAAGGTGCGCGTTTGCTACCAGCAGGAGGGCGAGCGCAACTACCACATTTTTTACCAGCTCTGCAGGGCGGCCAGGGAAGCGGCAAGGGGAGCGGCCAACGAAGCGGTGAGCGGAGAGGCAAGCGAAGTGGTTGACGAAGTGGTGAGCGAATCTCCTAGCAACGCCACCAACCCTTCCAACGCCGCTAACTGCGCTAACTCCGGCAACGCCGCTAAGATTTTTGGCCCCCCCCGCGAGTACCGCTTCCCCGCGACGGAGAAGTACAGGGACCCCGAGCTGGGCGCGAAGGCAGTGCGCATAAACATGAGCGGCTTCCAGAGCCACGAGCACTTCCGCTACCTCACCAAGTCCAGCGTGCACGAGCTGAGCGACGTAAACGAGCTGGAGCAGTTCGAGACGACCGTATACGCCATGCAGACTATCGGGATAAGCGAAGAGGAGCAGCACCAAATATTCCGCGTGTTAGAAGGGATCCTCTACATGGGCAACGTCCTATTCGTGAATGACGAGAGTAGAGAGGAGTGCCGCATTTTGGATGATTCCCTTTCAGATTTGAAAATGGCTGCATCTTTTTTAGATGTAGATGCGGAGGAATTGAGAGACGCACTCTGCTATAGAACCATTGTGGCGAATAACGAGTGCTACAAAAAGCCAGTGAATGCAGTCGTGGCGAACGACGTTAGGGATGCTCTAGCCAGAGCCATTTACGGGTGCCTATTTCTAAAGGTAGTCGAAAGGACAAACGAATCGGTGGGGTTCCTAGAAGATGCAACTCTCCTATTCTGCGGAGTTCTAGACATTTTCGGGTTCGAATCCTTTGCAGTGAATTCATTCGAGCAGTTATGCATCAACTACACAAATGAGTGCCTGCAACagttttttaacaatttcatatttaagTGCGAAGAGAAGCTATACGTCGATGAGGGCATCGAGTGGGACCCTCTAGACTTCCCAGATAATGTAGATTCTGTGAATCTGCTTGAGTCCAAACCGTATGGTGTGTTCTGCATGCTAGACGAGGAATGCTACGTGCCATCTGGGAAAGACAGAACCTTTTGCAGTAAAATTATTAGCAAGCACTGCTCCCCAGGGGGTAGTGGCACCAGCAGGTTCATGGCTGTCAAAACGGACCCCTCCTCCTTTGTAATCATCCATTTTGCGGGCAAAGTTACATATAATTCTTCTggatttttggaaaaaaataaagaccAATTATCGGCAGATGTGCAGAAGGTACTTCTACACAGCGAGAGTGAGTATacctcttccctttttcaaaAGCACTTACGAAGAAAcgtagaaaagaaaagaatccAAACAGTTTCTAGCGAATTTAAGGAACAGCTTCATCAGCTCATGAGAAGGATTAAGGAGACTGAACCTCATTTTATTAGATGCATTAAACCTAACTCGCAGAACGTGCCGGACCTTTTCGATCGAATCTCTGTGAATGAGCAGCTCAAGTATGGGGGAGTGCTACAAGCCATCAAGGTTAGTCGCTCCGGCTACCCTGTTAGGCTGACGCACACGGACTGCGTTAGGGACTACTCCGTTTTGCTGCCCAAGGAAGGGAGGGAGCTGTTTCGGGGGTACGCGGCCAAATCCTGGGCGCAGAGGGCCACCTTCGTGCTCAGCCAGCTGCACCGGTGCGACGCCATACAGGACTTGCTGCGCTCGCTGGGGGCGCGCCGCCGGGCGGAGGAGGCCGCAGCCAACACAGCTAGCGAAGCCAACACTGCTGACACTGCTAACGAAGGCAACCTCGCCAACGCCGCTGACCTGGCTACCCCCGAGAGCGCCCTCCTGTGGGCGGTGGGGAAGTCGCTCTGCTTCTTCAAGAGCGACGCGTACAGCGTGCTGTCCGCCCTGCGGAGCGACCTCCGCGCCGCGCAGGCAGTGGTCATCCAGAAGAACTACAAGGCGTACCGGCAGAGGAGGCTCTTCCtgacgatgaagaggaaggtgGTGCTGCTGCAGAGGTGGGCCAGACACATCCTAGTGGTCCTTCAAAATGAGCGAACCAAGGTGCAGCGAGCTACGCAGCTGATCTGTCTGCACATCTACGGTTACACTGTTAGGAGGTCTTTCTTGCGCCAGAAAAAGTGTGCAACTATTATACAGGCACACGTGAGAGGCTACTTAGCGAGGAGGCATTTCCAGCACTACAGGGTTAACCATTATGCAAGTCTCATCAAAGCGACTTGGAAGATGCACAAGCAGAGGAGACACATGGCCAACATGAAAAGAGCTGCAGAGATCATTCAGCTCAAGTGGAAAGGAATCCTAGCGAGGAGGCAGTTGAGGAGACTGAAGGAGGAAGCCAAAGAAGTGGGGGCACTTATTAAGAAAAACCAATGCTTAGTCAAGCAGATAAACcaagagaggaaaaaaaaaatggaagcggAACACAAGCTGCTGCAGGCTTTCGCAAGTGTAGAgaagctagccaaaagggTCGACCTGCTCGAAAGGAACAACcgggaaaatgaaaatgtgatTAAGGGGCTGATGGAGAGGCTTGCCCAGGCGAATGCGCCACCCAGCAGTGAGACCCCCATCAGTGAGATCCCCAGCGAGCGCACACGAATCAGGGCGGCTCCTCCACCCCGCAGGGACGACCCCGCAGTCGAAGCCTCAACTGCAGCAACGGTAGCAACGGCAGCAACGGCAGCAACTGCAACGTCGGCTACCACCTCGGCTGCCGCGGCATCTCCCGAGAGGGGCACACCTGCACAGGGAGAACAGATGGAGAGCCTCCTCAGCAAGATAAAACAACTGGAGCTGGAAAACAAGGAACACTTAAAGAAGAACAACGCGCTGAATGAGCGTTACCAGCGGCTGCTCGGGCTTCTGTCCCACTTTAGGCGCAAGGATGTGTGtttggaggggggggaggcggcgagAGAGCTGTTGAGTGGGCACGCGGCGAAGGTGCTACAGAGGGGGTCCCTCTCGGAGTGGCGCCCCGTGGAGAAGCGAGCCAACCGAAGCGGCGACGATGGCGACGATGGCGACCATCACGACCATTACGACCATCGCGATGAGCACACCGCCCCACCGAACGCGCGAAGGACCGTGCACCGCCCAAACGGGAGGGACGTAGACATCCTGATGTGCGGCCCCAAGGGGGTCGGAAAGACGAGTCTGCTGGAGGACCTCTTCGTGCGCATAGGAGACGAAATAAACCTCAATTTgctacgaaaaaataaaaagaaaaatgcaaacgagAGTAACTCATTTGTATATGACACCTATGTAGTGGCACACAAGTCATCCTCAGTAAAGATTTGTGATTACATGTACAGTGGCAGCCCAAGTGCCGAAGAGGGTCTCTTCAATTTGGTGAAGAGCTCTGCAAGCATCGTCGTCGTTTTTGACTCAAGCAACGGGGATTCCATCCACCCAGCGTTGCACCTCCTTCAGGAAGCCGCCCTCACCAACGTCAAGAGAAGGACCAAATTGTACCTACTAgagaatatatttaatgaaaaaataaatatgaagaagaacgCATGTGATGTGTCCTACTCCTTGAGGGTAGCAAAAGCCTGCAATGCTCATTATGTGAAGGCGCTAGATATGTATGAAATTGTGAATAACTATGTGTGTGGAGCGAGGTCCTATTTGGGCTCCTTTCCCGGGCAGACGTACCCCATGCAGAGGGGGGGCGACCTCTCTCCGTGGCGGCACTGTGAGCGGTACCACCACGTGGCCAGGCAAATCGGGGAGGGCCCCTCCCCCGGCGACTACATCAGtgcgtatgcacatgcatatgaATATGCGGATGTGGATGCACATTCACATGCGCGTGCGCTCAAAATGGGGGACCCAGGCAAATCCGCGGGGGAGACGCCTGCCCACGTGAACCACCTCAATTTGCCCCCAGAAGGGGAATGCCCCCCGAATCACTTCTCACCGAAGCACTTCCCGCCGAAGAGAGACCAACAGACGGCTCACCCGAACCAGCAAAACAGCGTCTCCTCTATGGTCAGCTCATTCAAATCCATTTGTGGCGTTACTCACAAGAAGAATCCCCATGCACAGCTCCTAAAAGAGTCTCTACCCCACAACAGCTACATATATGGTAGCAAAAAATACAACGTAGAAATGGGGAAAGGTCTGCAGCCTATCTTCGAAGTTACGCTCAAGGGGAGCGTGCCCATCACGTATCTGCTCATCGGGCAAGACTCGATTAACAAAATGCACACGCTGCTCGCCGTGGGGTGCAAGGACGGCGTCATCTACATATACAAGTGTTCGCGCACGCCCCTCGAGAGCGCCCACGGTATTAGCGGCGTGACCGCAGTTAGCAGCGTCAGCAGCGTGGACGGCGCGGGCGGAGAGGAGGGCGCGCCCGCCAAGCTGGTGACCAAGCTGTCGGGGCACAAGAAAGCCATCACGTGCCTCGTCTTCTCATTCACAGaggaaaaaatcatttcCTCCTCAATTGACCGCACCATAAAAATATGGGAAGTAGCCACGGGGTTTCTCTTGAAGGTATTTTCCGATTCGTCGGCAACCCTCTCCGTGTTGTTGCTCCCCACGAATTTGGACCTTTTCCTCTGCTCCAACTGCACCTCTCTCCTTCGCATCGTAAACGTAAACACTGGCCATGTTAATCAGAAGATAAAATTTGAGAGCGAAATTAGGACACTAGAGATTGATGATACCGGGCTTAATATCTTTGCAGGCTCAAAAAACGGCACTCTTTACATCCTAGAAATTGTGCTCAATGAACGTGTAGAGATCAGATTCAAGCTActcttttctctttctccaATAACGTGCATAAGATTTGTTCCCAAACAACCCCTGCTGGCATCTCCTTTGATCGTCGTGAACTCCTGTGACAATCACATGGGCATTATAGAGTGTGTGTATGGGTCGAAGGGGGCGGTCCTCACCAGCCTCTCCGTTAAGCACCGAATTAGAATTAACCACGCGCTGCTGCCCATCCGAAGCAGCTTTTCCAGGTTCGGGGGCGGCTGGGTCGTTTCCGGCTCCGAGGACGGCAACATTTACGTCTGCTCCCTCCTGCCGCACTCCAACTACAGGCTCGTCTTTCTGAAGCATCACAAG gctCCCGTCATGGCCGTCGTGGTAAACGACATCGACACGCTGATGGTGTCAGGCGACTCCAAGGGAAACGTGGTCTTCTGGAGGCGGGCGTTCGTGTAG